One genomic segment of Sminthopsis crassicaudata isolate SCR6 chromosome 2, ASM4859323v1, whole genome shotgun sequence includes these proteins:
- the MRGBP gene encoding LOW QUALITY PROTEIN: MRG/MORF4L-binding protein (The sequence of the model RefSeq protein was modified relative to this genomic sequence to represent the inferred CDS: inserted 1 base in 1 codon; deleted 1 base in 1 codon): protein VAAAAAALVPDRALAVAVRRGPVESAPGPPEEVVVWSPEXEVCLFHAMLGHKPVGVNRHFHMICIRDKFSQNIGRQISSKVIWDHLSTMYDMQALHESEILPFPNSEKNFILPEEIIQEVKEGKVMIEDEMKEEIKEEVDPHTGTEDVFTSSGNLGKGAEKSSGKEKEKSSSDSGSKEGADKRKRNRVTEKVLNANSNPSSPSAAKRRRT, encoded by the exons gtggcggcggcggcggcagctcTGGTTCCGGATCGGGCCCTGGCGGTAGCGGTGAGAAGGGGTCCTGTGGAGTCGGCGCCGGGCCCGCCCGAGGAAGTCGTGGTGTGGAGCCCCG TGGAAGTGTGCCTCTTCCATGCCATGCTG GGGCACAAGCCCGTCG GTGTGAACCGGCACTTCCACATGATCTGCATCAGGGACAAGTTCAGCCAGAACATAGGTCGGCAGATCTCCTCCAAAGTCATCTGGGACCATTTAAGTACTATGTACGATATGCAAGCATTG CATGAGTCTGAGATTCTTCCATTCCCTAATTCAGAGAAGAACTTCATCCTTCCTGAAGAAATTATTCAAGAAGTCAAAGAAG GAAAAGTAATGATTGAAGATgagatgaaggaagaaataaaggaagaagtgGATCCACACACTGGTACTGAAGATG TTTTTACATCTTCAGGAAATTTGGGGAAAGGAGCTGAAAAGTCCAgtggcaaagagaaagaaaagagttcaTCAGACTCTGGGTCTAAAGAAGGTGCAGACAAGAGGAAACGCAACCGGGTCACAGAAAAGGTCTTAAATGCAAACAGCAATCCCTCTAGTCCAAGTGCAGCCAAACGTCGGAGAACATAG